A single window of Vigna radiata var. radiata cultivar VC1973A chromosome 4, Vradiata_ver6, whole genome shotgun sequence DNA harbors:
- the LOC106758419 gene encoding theobromine synthase 2-like yields the protein MERELFLHMNGGEGERSYANNSSLQRKIMLKAKVMLQETITRLLYCHSSPNCIKVADLGCSVGPNTLIVMSNIIDTVHATSIRLNREPPTIQLYLNDLFGNDFNTIFKSLPDFYTKLVQDKGQKSGSCFINATPGSFYGRLFPSNSINLFHSANSVHWLSQDPFLGLNKEALNKGSCHIVSTSPPSVYTTFLKQFQKDFELFLKSRSEELVPGGAMVLVLLVKTETPRRSIWEAISLTLTDMFLEGLIEEEKLESFNIPTYEPSIEEIREVIREEGSFLIEELEIAMVPWDEGRNEDGDDVFVDENIRAEFIARHTRAVMEPLLSANFGVKVMDELFIRFQKKVVQLMEEERLEYANLVISLTKNFL from the exons ATGGAAAGAGAGCTTTTCCTTCATATGAATGGTGGCGAGGGTGAAAGGAGTTACGCAAATAACTCCTCACTACAG AGAAAAATAATGCTTAAGGCCAAAGTCATGCTTCAAGAAACTATAACAAGATTGTTATACTGTCATTCTTCTCCAAACTGCATCAAAGTGGCAGATTTAGGTTGTTCTGTGGGACCAAATACTCTTATTGTAATGTCAAATATTATTGACACTGTTCATGCTACATCTATTCGTTTGAATCGTGAACCACCCACAATACAATTATATCTGAATGATTTATTTGGAAACGATTTCAATACCATCTTCAAGTCGCTTCCTGATTTCTATACCAAATTGGTGCAAGATAAGGGTCAAAAGTCTGGTTCTTGCTTTATAAATGCTACTCCTGGATCTTTTTATGGGAGACTCTTTCCTAGTAATTCCATAAACCTATTTCATTCTGCCAATAGTGTGCACTGGCTCTCTCAG GATCCATTTTTAGGGTTGAATAAGGAGGCACTTAACAAGGGAAGCTGTCACATAGTTAGTACAAGCCCTCCATCCGTATACACAACATTCCTTAAGCAATTCCAAAAGGACTTTGAATTGTTTCTGAAATCACGTTCGGAGGAACTTGTGCCTGGAGGAGCAATGGTCTTAGTGTTGCTTGTGAAAACTGAAACTCCAAGAAGAAGCATTTGGGAAGCAATTAGTCTAACACTTACTGACATGTTCTTAGAG GGTttgattgaagaagaaaaattggagTCCTTTAACATACCAACGTATGAACCTAGCATTGAGGAAATAAGAGAGGTGATTCGAGAAGAAGGGTCATTCTTGATTGAAGAATTAGAGATTGCCATGGTGCCTTGGGACGAGGGAAGAaatgaagatggtgatgatgtttttgttgatgaaaataTAAGAGCTGAATTCATAGCAAGACACACAAGAGCTGTAATGGAACCTCTCTTATCTGCTAACTTTGGTGTAAAAGTTATGGATGAATTGTTCATTAGGTTTCAAAAGAAAGTTGTGCAACTCATGGAGGAGGAGAGATTAGAGTATGCTAATTTGGTGATATCTCTTACAAAAAATTTCTTATAG
- the LOC106758421 gene encoding 7-methylxanthosine synthase 1-like: MIMDSLGSSNGIHMNGGKGEKSYANNSVFQKNLMLKAKPIIEETVMILYQDSSPKCIKVADLGCSVGPNTLLVTSNIIDIVDATCTSLNIELPTFQFYLNDLFGNDFNTIFKSLPDFYAKLVQKKGQKFGSCFINATPGSFHGRLFPNDSVHFFHSANSLHWLSQDPLMELSEEAKTLNKGNCHIVSTSPPEVHKAYQKKFQEGFKLFLKSRSEELVPGGAMVLVLPCTCKSETLSKSLWEVISLTLNDMFLEGLIEEEKLDSFNIPTYEPTIEEIRHLIKEEQSLFLQRLEVFTVARDEGISERGDYCFVDVGIRAEFIATYTRAAMEPILSAKFEVQVINELFIRFQRKLVQLMKVEKFETANVIISMTKLVSST; encoded by the exons ATGATCATGGATTCATTGGGTTCATCAAATGGAATTCACATGAATGGTGGCAAGGGAGAAAAAAGCTATGCAAACAACTCCGTATTTCAA AAAAATTTGATGCTTAAAGCCAAACCTATAATTGAAGAAACCGTAATGATACTGTATCAAGATTCCTCTCCAAAATGCATCAAAGTGGCAGATTTAGGTTGTTCTGTAGGACCAAATACACTTCTTGTCACATCAAATATCATTGACATTGTTGATGCTACGTGCACTTCCTTGAATATTGAACTACCAACATTCCAATTTTATCTCAATGATCTGTTTGGAAACGATTTCAATACCATCTTCAAGTCACTTCCTGATTTCTATGCAAAATTGGTACAAAAAAAGGGTCAGAAGTTTGGTTCCTGCTTTATCAATGCTACCCCTGGATCCTTTCATGGCAGGCTCTTTCCTAATGATTCTGTACACTTTTTTCATTCTGCCAACAGTCTACACTGGCTCTCTCAG GATCCGTTAATGGAATTAAGTGAGGAGGCAAAAACACTTAACAAGGGAAACTGCCATATAGTTAGCACAAGCCCACCAGAGGTACACAAAGCATACCAGAAGAAATTTCAAGAAGGTTTTAAATTGTTTCTGAAATCACGTTCAGAGGAACTTGTGCCTGGAGGAGCAATGGTTTTAGTGCTACCTTGCACTTGCAAAAGTGAAACTCTTTCAAAAAGTCTTTGGGAAGTAATTAGCCTAACACTCAATGACATGTTCTTGGAg GGTttgattgaagaagaaaaattggacTCTTTTAACATACCAACATATGAACCTACGATTGAGGAGATCAGACATTTGATTAAGGAAGAACAGTCGTTGTTTCTTCAAAGGTTAGAAGTTTTCACAGTGGCTAGGGATGAAGGTATAAGTGAACGTGGAGATTATTGTTTTGTTGATGTAGGTATAAGAGCTGAGTTCATAGCTACATACACAAGAGCTGCAATGGAGCCTATTCTATCTGCAAAGTTCGAGGTACAAgttataaatgaattatttatcaGGTTTCAAAGGAAACTTGTGCAACTAATGAAGGTGGAGAAATTTGAGACTGCAAATGTCATCATATCCATGACAAAACTTGTTAGCTCAACGTAA
- the LOC106758420 gene encoding jasmonate O-methyltransferase isoform X1 encodes MASFHASNTRELLLHMKGGKGERSYANNSSLQKNLMLKAKHILEETIMTLDCHFSPNCMKVADLGCSVGPNTLLLISNVVSIVHTACTSLNRELPTFQFYLNDLFENDFNTTFKSLPDFYTKLLQNKENRSVSCFINATPGSFYGRLFPSNSINLFHSSNSLHWLSQDPLLGCNVAFLNKGHCHIVSTSPPEVYKAYLKQYQQDLKVFLKSRAEELVPGGAMVLLFLGNQENPRITGWELISLILNEMFLEGMIEEEKLESFNIPVYEPTVEELRNVIEEEGSFLIERLEILILPWDDGMSEGSDDIKAALMAKHVRAIMEPLMSTKFGAEVITEVFLRYQKKAVQLMEVEKEKLEFATFMISMTKNA; translated from the exons ATGGCTTCATTCCATGCATCAAATACAAGAGAACTATTGCTTCACATGAAAGGTGGCAAGGGGGAGAGAAGTTATGCAAATAACAGCTCGCTGCAA AAAAACCTAATGCTTAAAGCCAAACACATACTTGAAGAAACTATCATGACACTCGATTGTCATTTTTCTCCAAACTGCATGAAAGTGGCAGATTTAGGTTGCTCTGTGGGACCAAATACACTTCTTTTAATATCAAATGTTGTTAGCATTGTTCATACTGCATGCACTAGCTTAAACCGTGAGCTACCTACGTTCCAGTTTTATCTCAATGATTTATTCGAAAATGATTTCAATACCACCTTCAAGTCACTTCCAGATTTTTACACAAAACTgctacaaaacaaagaaaacaggTCTGTTTCATGCTTTATTAATGCCACACCTGGATCCTTCTACGGAAGGCTCTTTCCCAGTAATTCCATAAACCTTTTTCATTCCTCCAACAGTCTACACTGGCTTTCTCAG GATCCATTATTGGGGTGTAATGTAGCATTCCTTAACAAGGGTCATTGTCATATAGTTAGCACAAGCCCTCCTGAGGTATACAAAGCTTACCTTAAGCAGTATCAGCAAGActtaaaagtgtttttgaaatcACGTGCTGAGGAACTTGTGCCTGGAGGAGCAATGGTCTTGTTGTTCCTTGGTAATCAGGAAAATCCTAGAATAACAGGTTGGGAACTAATTAGTCTAATACTCAATGAGATGTTCTTGGAg GGTatgattgaagaagaaaaattggagTCCTTCAACATACCAGTGTATGAACCAACTGTTGAAGAACTTAGAAACGTGATTGAGGAAGAAGGGTCATTCTTGATTGAACGATTAGAGATTTTAATCTTACCTTGGGATGACGGCATGAGTGAAGGGAGTGATGATATAAAAGCAGCACTAATGGCCAAGCATGTAAGAGCGATTATGGAGCCTCTAATGTCTACAAAGTTTGGTGCAGAAGTTATAACTGAAGTGTTCTTGAGGTATCAGAAGAAAGCAGTGCAACTAATGGAGGTGGAGAAGGAGAAATTGGAGTTTGCTACTTTTATGATATCTATGACAAAAAATGCTTGA
- the LOC106758420 gene encoding jasmonate O-methyltransferase isoform X2, with the protein MLKAKHILEETIMTLDCHFSPNCMKVADLGCSVGPNTLLLISNVVSIVHTACTSLNRELPTFQFYLNDLFENDFNTTFKSLPDFYTKLLQNKENRSVSCFINATPGSFYGRLFPSNSINLFHSSNSLHWLSQDPLLGCNVAFLNKGHCHIVSTSPPEVYKAYLKQYQQDLKVFLKSRAEELVPGGAMVLLFLGNQENPRITGWELISLILNEMFLEGMIEEEKLESFNIPVYEPTVEELRNVIEEEGSFLIERLEILILPWDDGMSEGSDDIKAALMAKHVRAIMEPLMSTKFGAEVITEVFLRYQKKAVQLMEVEKEKLEFATFMISMTKNA; encoded by the exons ATGCTTAAAGCCAAACACATACTTGAAGAAACTATCATGACACTCGATTGTCATTTTTCTCCAAACTGCATGAAAGTGGCAGATTTAGGTTGCTCTGTGGGACCAAATACACTTCTTTTAATATCAAATGTTGTTAGCATTGTTCATACTGCATGCACTAGCTTAAACCGTGAGCTACCTACGTTCCAGTTTTATCTCAATGATTTATTCGAAAATGATTTCAATACCACCTTCAAGTCACTTCCAGATTTTTACACAAAACTgctacaaaacaaagaaaacaggTCTGTTTCATGCTTTATTAATGCCACACCTGGATCCTTCTACGGAAGGCTCTTTCCCAGTAATTCCATAAACCTTTTTCATTCCTCCAACAGTCTACACTGGCTTTCTCAG GATCCATTATTGGGGTGTAATGTAGCATTCCTTAACAAGGGTCATTGTCATATAGTTAGCACAAGCCCTCCTGAGGTATACAAAGCTTACCTTAAGCAGTATCAGCAAGActtaaaagtgtttttgaaatcACGTGCTGAGGAACTTGTGCCTGGAGGAGCAATGGTCTTGTTGTTCCTTGGTAATCAGGAAAATCCTAGAATAACAGGTTGGGAACTAATTAGTCTAATACTCAATGAGATGTTCTTGGAg GGTatgattgaagaagaaaaattggagTCCTTCAACATACCAGTGTATGAACCAACTGTTGAAGAACTTAGAAACGTGATTGAGGAAGAAGGGTCATTCTTGATTGAACGATTAGAGATTTTAATCTTACCTTGGGATGACGGCATGAGTGAAGGGAGTGATGATATAAAAGCAGCACTAATGGCCAAGCATGTAAGAGCGATTATGGAGCCTCTAATGTCTACAAAGTTTGGTGCAGAAGTTATAACTGAAGTGTTCTTGAGGTATCAGAAGAAAGCAGTGCAACTAATGGAGGTGGAGAAGGAGAAATTGGAGTTTGCTACTTTTATGATATCTATGACAAAAAATGCTTGA
- the LOC106758907 gene encoding 7-methylxanthosine synthase 1, with translation MEREFLFHMTGGEGERSYANNSSLQRTIMLKAKSMLEEAIRRLYSHSFPDCMKVADLGCSVGPNTLLVMSNIIDIVHAVCVGLNREPPTFQFYLNDLFGNDFNTIFKSLPDFYTKLVQDKGYKSGSCFINATPGSFHGRLFPSNSINLFHSANSVHWLSQDPFLGLSKEALNKGNCHIVSTSPPSVYTTFLKQFQKDFELFLKSRSEELVPGGAMVLVLLVRTETPRRSIYETISVTLSDMLLEGLIEEEKLESFNIPIYEAKVEEIVQVIREEGSFFIQESEIAIVPWDARKNEDGDENIGAAEFITSCIRAVTEPLLAANFGTKIMNELFIRFQKKIVQLMEVERLEYANLIIYLKKKLLIDVLE, from the exons ATGGAAAGAGAATTTTTGTTTCACATGACTGGTGGCGAGGGAGAAAGGAGTTATGCGAACAACTCGTCATTACAA AGAACAATAATGCTTAAAGCCAAAAGCATGCTTGAAGAAGCTATAAGAAGACTATATTCTCATTCTTTTCCAGACTGCATGAAGGTGGCAGATTTAGGATGTTCTGTAGGACCAAATACTCTTCTTGTAATGTCAAATATTATTGACATTGTTCATGCTGTATGCGTTGGTTTGAATCGTGAACCACCAACTTTCCAATTTTATCTGAATGATTTATTTGGAAACGATTTCAATACCATCTTCAAGTCACTTCCTGATTTCTATACCAAATTGGTGCAAGATAAGGGTTACAAGTCTGGTTCTTGCTTTATCAATGCCACTCCTGGATCCTTCCATGGAAGACTCTTTCCCAGCAATTCCATAAACTTATTTCATTCTGCCAACAGTGTGCACTGGCTCTCTCAG GATCCATTTCTAGGGTTAAGTAAGGAGGCACTTAACAAGGGAAACTGTCACATAGTTAGTACAAGCCCTCCATCCGTATACACAACATTCCTTAAGCAATTCCAAAAAGACTTTGAATTGTTTCTGAAATCACGTTCAGAGGAACTTGTGCCTGGAGGAGCAATGGTCTTGGTGTTACTTGTCAGAACTGAAACTCCTAGAAGAAGCATTTATGAAACAATTAGTGTCACACTTAGTGACATGTTGTTAGAg GGTttgattgaagaagaaaaattggagTCCTTTAACATACCAATATATGAAGCAAAAGTTGAGGAAATAGTACAGGTGATTCGAGAAGAAGGGTCCTTCTTTATTCAAGAATCAGAGATTGCCATCGTGCCTTGGGATGCGAGAAAAAATGAAGATGGTGATGAAAATATAGGAGCTGCTGAATTCATAACGAGTTGCATAAGAGCAGTAACGGAACCTCTCTTAGCTGCTAACTTTGgtacaaaaattatgaatgaattGTTCATTAGGTTTCAGAAGAAAATTGTGCAACTGATGGAGGTGGAGAGATTGGAATATgctaatttgattatatatcttaaaaaaaaattgctcaTAGATGTATTGGAATAG